Within the Medicago truncatula cultivar Jemalong A17 chromosome 4, MtrunA17r5.0-ANR, whole genome shotgun sequence genome, the region TTTTTATATTAGGATTATGCTAACTTGTGTCATAAgaacacatgttaaaaaaattctaaagcAAAAATATTCCCTCAATTTTTATGCATTGTATTTATTATaagttcaaaattaaatttaataaacacattttaaaaaaaaattactatgtttgattaattaattttgaatcaaagACGCaagttaatttttgtctttACTATTTAAGAATACCACTTTGAAATAGAATGATTACATGtagttctgttttttttttttttttttgaaggatttacATGTAGTTCTTAAAAGGAACATATTATCATTTtccataaacaaatttttttcaagaattaAAGGGGCGATCAGTTAATTATTGGTTCTTAATGCactttattaaaaagaaaaaatggaattaaataGTAGGTGGTTGAATTTGATACGAAAGGAGTTGGTAAAATCTCACAATTCATTCCCCCTGTCAATAATTTATtcgtccttaaactatataaataaaCTGAAATAGCTACAGTGAGAGTGTGCTGACTCAGCTTCTCGTTTCGTGTCTGGTTCCAAACTGTATCATccttaatttcttcaaaacccATTATTTTCCTTTCCTAGCAGCACAACACAACCAAACGAGGATGTCGCAGCTTTCTATTCAACGAGGTAACTCTACAAATCAATACTTAGTACTCTTTTTCTTTATGCCCAGATACACGATCATCAATCActactttcaatttcaattgtTTTTGCAGCAAAGAAGTTAAAGTTTTTGATGCCTCAGATCTCTGCTTTCGGAAGCTCCCATTTCTCAACATCGCCTCAACCATCTTCTTCTGATCACAATAAGAGGGTTCCCAATCTTATTGGGGGAAGGTTTCTTGACTCTAAATCATCAAATTTCATAGATGTTTTAAACCCTGTAAGTGTTTTTTCCTTACATACCGaatttacagttttttttttttttttttagaaatgcaTGCAGACTTCTATTCTAATATTTGTCTGATCTAATCATAGGCGACACAAGAAGTTGTTTCACAAGTTCCATTGACTACTGATGAAGAGTTTAAAGCTGCTGTATCTGCAGCTAAGAAGGCATTTCCATCATGGCGTAACACTCCGGTTACGACGCGCCAACGTGTTATGTTGAAGCTCCAGGAGCTCATTCGCAGAGATATGGTGAGCATTTCACAACATTCCAGAAGATGCGTTACATACTCGCAATCTTTTGCACACTTAGACATCCATGCCGTCATGCTTACTGTGAAAGTTTTCATTATATTTCGCCTTTGTTTTTAGGATAAACTTGCTCTTAATATAACCACCGAACAAGGAAAGACACTGAAGGATGCACAAGGAGATGTGTTTCGTGGTTTAGGTTGGTCATTGCTATATAACATTCTGCAGTGAGATCATAGTTATGCTCATAATTTTTGGCAATGTGATTATTGaatacttttaatttatatCATTTAGAGGTGGTGGAACATGCTTGTGGAATGGGAACTCTACAAATGGGGGAGTATGTTTCAAATGTTTCACATGGAGTTGACACATACAGTGTCAGAGAACCAATTGGTGTTTGTGCTGGGATTTGTCCTTTCAACTTTCCTGCAATGATTCCATTGTGGATGTTTCCCGTGGCTGTTACCTGTGGCAATACATTTGTTCTAAAACCATCAGAGAAAGACCCAGGTGATGTTGGCTTTCTATCAATAACCTTGTATTATTTTCTCAATCTGGAGCATAGTGTAACATTATAATGGAAAAAGGGCCTCTAACATCGTTTTTCATTCGGAGCAAGCTTAACGCATTTTAAACAAACTTTGCTGTAGTTGGGTGCTATATCTTTACGCTAAACCACCTAGTGGGATGAGGCTTGGTTGTAATTTGATATTTGTTGTTTGTTCCAGGTGCTTCTATGATGCTTGCAGAATTGGCACTGGAAGCTGGTTTGCCTGAGGGTGTATTAAATGTTGTTCATGGAACCCATGTATGCCATCAACTCTTTATATTAAGCTTTTTTATTCACCTGTTTCTTTTGACACTCACTAATTAAATGTGAAAGTTGTTCAAAGGGcaacaacttatcaatttatgATGTGTTAAGAATGAAATAATTGTGCTTTGTTTTTCTCACGGATTGATATCCTTGATTATTGGTGACAGGATGTTGTGAATGCCATTTGTGACGATGACGATATCAAAGCCATATCATTTGTTGGTTCCAATGTTGTAAGTTGTCttataattgtttgtttttttcacTTCTTTGATTTCATTGATTCCTCTTTTGTGACCTTAAACGCAATCTTGTCAGaaaattgaatgattttttcCATTTGAATGTGCTTAGATAGAAAGATATATAGAAGACGGCAAATGATTAAcatgccaaaattttgcaaACTATTACCCCCCTTTATGTTGTATTTTTAGTATAAACTTATCTGAAGTCCTTATTTGTATTAAAGGCTGGAATGCACATATATTCAAGAGCAGCAGCTAAAGGGAAGCGTGTTCAGGTAGGTGCAGTTCATTTTTCTTCCTCTCTGTGAAATTGGTTAATATAAACATGTAATGATATGAAGTTGgccaattaataaaatttggtGTGCAGTCTAATATGGGGGCCAAAAATCATGCAATCGTCATGCCAGACGCAAATGTTGATGCTACTGTAAATGCTTTAGTTGCTGCTGGTTTTGGAGCTGCTGGGCAAAGGTGCATGGCTCTCAGCACAGTTGTTTTCGTGGGAGGTTCACAAGCATGGTATCGTACTCCATTCTGCTTCGACTGATTTCCGTTTACCACGATTTCCGTGTTGGCTTTTTTTACTTGGAGCAATTTGAAGCTTCTGCTCTAGTTTGTTGTCCGAAATTGATCTAGATTTATTAAATGTGGAGAGTTTTTTCATTCTGCATAATCATATAGGGTGGATATTTTATCATAATTCCAATATTGGTATAATCAGTAAATTATGTccttccatttaaaaaaaacaaaagattgtCTAGAGAAAATACCTTGTGACGAAGGTGTatggattcatttttattttttattttttttatcttttggccttggaaaattgattttgattatgaaaatttaaatattgtatCCTCCACAATATTTGTGCAGGGCAACTAAAATCATAGAGCGTGCCAAAGCTCTTAAAGTAAACGCTGGAACGGAACCTGATGCAGATCTTGGTCCAGTTATCAGCAAACAGGTTTGTTTACTCTCTCTGGTGTATCATTCAAAATTATTTCTACGGCTATTCATTGAAGCACATTGAGTATATTTTAgctatttatgttatttaaaattCTTACCGGCTTCGCAGGCAAAGGAGCGAGTGCACAGATTAGTTCAATCCGGGGTCGAAAGTGGTGCCAGACTACTGCTTGATGGAAGAAATATAGTGGTAGCTATTATACCCTTAATTTCCCTTTTTAACCGAGTTATcgtatttttttgaagaaaaaagacaaacatATAGTGAGATAATCAAGCATTTTATTGCGTATAATTTGATTCACCAGGTAAAGAAGCTCAACTGAAAAATAGCATATATGAATGAAAAATGCCCCAATGCATTAGATACATAGTTTAGCATAGCTTTGAGATCCTTGTTTTCATTCCTTTGATTATGTGTCTGTCAggataagataaaataaaatcaatcatgcTAAACAGGAaagtaaaatagaaaatagTCCTTGAGTAGGCCTTTGTTTTCCCATATAATGGtagattattttgatttgtgttATTTTTCCCCCATTTGTTCTGCCCAATTTTAAGGATTGCTTATCAGTTCATACGTGCATGACAAATAGGTCCCAGGATATGAATCTGGCAATTTTGTTGGCCCCACTATCTTATCAAATATCACTGCCGACATGGAGTGCTACAAGGTATTTTCTTACCAATTTCAAATCTCAAGGTTTCTACTAAAAGAACTCCTTCAGAATAGAGAGTTGATGTTTATGTATATTAAACTTGACTGTCTTTAACATGATACACACAGGAGGAAATTTTTGGCCCAGTTCTTCTTTTCATGGAGGTATGTCTTTTTATTTCATCCTTAGAATCTTATTTGTTTTCACCAGATGAGACAGACATTTGTGTTGGATGCTGAAATgtgtttttctgttttgtttttatcttcaGGCTGATAGCTTGGAAGATGCCATAAGCATTATCAACAAAAACAAGTATTTATCAAACACACGGCTATTGTCATCGCCTTATATTAAACAGCTATATAATTATTTCTTACTCTATCATTTCCAACAGGTATGGAAACGGCGCTTCTATATTTACTACTTCTGGTGTTGCTGCCAGGAAATTTCAGACTGAGATTGAGGCTGGGCAGGTAAATATTTACTAATTCTTGGAAGGACATTGATGAATGATAATGCTGATAAATTTCAACTAGTTTATGCATTAGGATTAGATTCTCTCTACcacaaatataataatgtattgtaGTGATATTGATATACTCATTTTGGATCTTGGACCAGGTTGGCATCAATGTTCCTATTCCAGTTCCTTTGCCATTTTTCTCATTTACAGGCAACAAGGCGTCATTTGCTGGTGATCTCAATTTCTACGGTAGAGTGACTTCTCCAAAATCTGGCTTGTCTGCAATCatttagtatttatttatttgtttaaatacATCTGAAAGGGGGGAATTGTTAATAGTAAAATCAGctttaatgatcattttacaacCGTCGGTGAAGGGATTTGAACTTTGTTCCTTAAAGTTACAAGTCAAACTCTTACCACTACGCTGACACATCATGGACATCAATCAATCACATGTTATTGTACAATCATTTATCAATTACATTCTTTAAGAGTTCATTTTTCTTATGATATACTGTAGGCGATAGTGTTTGATTTGAATTATTGAATTGCAGGCAAAGCAGGGGTTAACTTTTATACACAGATCAAAACAATAACTCAGCAGTGGAAGGATTCAGTTGGTGGTAGCAAGATTAACATGGCAATGCCAACCTCTCAAAAATCTTGATCACCAGAAAGtcatgtgtataattttttctattttggaAACTTTGTACACTTTAATAAAATGTCATAGGCCCTTCTCGTTGtacattttccattttttcccTGCTTTTAATCCCCAATTCCTTCTCCTATATTATATTTTCCAAAATGAGGGTTTATATTTTAGGAGCCGAATCCATGAATAATACATCCATCCACGTATAACTGTACTATAAATTGCTTCAGGTTTATCTCGAAAGCTAATACAGAAATAActaaatttcaaaagttaagGGTTTAAAATACATTTAGACCATTAATAGAATATTAGGATTCTTGATATGGGTTATTAGCTTTAAAAAGCTTGTTACACTTATTAAGCATTTGAAAAGAATATAACGACTTTCCAACTGTAAAATTGAAACAACCTACAAGAGATTACATTTTCTAAACtcactttaaaatattattataaaaaatgactCAACTTTTTAACCTCGCtctttcaaattaatttttttagggggatttaaaattaattatgtgtcaattgtatcaaaattaattttcaaaacttaagaGAAACGGACAACTAATAGCAGCGACTGTCATCCTTTTgctagttttatttattttatttttatataagtcCACCTCAGGTAACATATTTAAGATTGGACACCACTATTTGGTACAGAATATTTCATACTAACCCCAAGGGTGCAAAAAATATACTTGAAAAGTCTTTCCTTTCTCAGACTGAAATACCATAATCTCTTAATTTTTCATCTATAACAAATAATTGTACAGAAGCTACAGAAAAGAGCAACGACCACGGACCGGATGACCAAACTATTAgtattaaatttcaataaaaaaagggTTTCATGCAAATGCTTTCAAAACTGTTAGTATTAAGCATTTCCATT harbors:
- the LOC11410416 gene encoding methylmalonate-semialdehyde dehydrogenase [acylating], mitochondrial, producing MSQLSIQRAKKLKFLMPQISAFGSSHFSTSPQPSSSDHNKRVPNLIGGRFLDSKSSNFIDVLNPATQEVVSQVPLTTDEEFKAAVSAAKKAFPSWRNTPVTTRQRVMLKLQELIRRDMDKLALNITTEQGKTLKDAQGDVFRGLEVVEHACGMGTLQMGEYVSNVSHGVDTYSVREPIGVCAGICPFNFPAMIPLWMFPVAVTCGNTFVLKPSEKDPGASMMLAELALEAGLPEGVLNVVHGTHDVVNAICDDDDIKAISFVGSNVAGMHIYSRAAAKGKRVQSNMGAKNHAIVMPDANVDATVNALVAAGFGAAGQRCMALSTVVFVGGSQAWATKIIERAKALKVNAGTEPDADLGPVISKQAKERVHRLVQSGVESGARLLLDGRNIVVPGYESGNFVGPTILSNITADMECYKEEIFGPVLLFMEADSLEDAISIINKNKYGNGASIFTTSGVAARKFQTEIEAGQVGINVPIPVPLPFFSFTGNKASFAGDLNFYGKAGVNFYTQIKTITQQWKDSVGGSKINMAMPTSQKS